In Anas acuta chromosome 25, bAnaAcu1.1, whole genome shotgun sequence, the genomic stretch GCAGAGGCCGCATCTGTCCCCTCCTGGGGGGGTGCTGTCCCCTCCCTCACCTCCTCGTCGTCCTCGGTGTACTGGGTGTAGCGCTGCTCTATCATCTCCCGCTGCCACCGCTCCTGCTCCAGCGTCTGCTGGATCAGCTGCGCCACCTCGCTCTGCTCGCCCGGCTTCTCCCGCCCGATGAGGAACctgcggggacagcggggggcTCAGCTGGGGACGGGGGGAGGGCCTCAGATTGGGGACACCCAGGTGGCAcagccaggggaggctcaggtgGGGGGCATCCCCGTTAGGAGTGATGAGTTTGGGGGCGCATTATGTTCagggaggggatttggggagggcgAGGTGGCATAGGGCAGGCAGTGgccatggggacagcagggatCGGGGGGTAtttgggggcagggggtgctgtgggggcaGCGTGCCCCCGTGtgtgcccagccccagggcccTACCGGACGCGGCCCTTGGTGTTCCTGAGCACGGAGGCGGCGAAGCTCTGCGTCACCCCCACCAGGCTGGTGCCATCCACCTCCACGATCAGGTCGTTCACCTGGATCCTGGGGACAAGGGGACGGTCACAGCgctgccaccccctgcccacctccccagcatctcccagcTCCCCCCAAAGCCCAtgggggtgcagcagcaggagtctgggggagggatttggggccGGGCACCCCTTACCTGCCGTCCCGGTGGGCTGCACCCCCTTCCGTCACCGTCTTGACGAAGATGCCCAGCTTCTCCAGGCCCATGTCAGCCCCCGCTCCCATGCCAATGATGCTGATCCCCAGCCCCTCGGAGTCTGTGGAGACAGAGAGCCGTGTCCCGGGGGTGGCAGCGGTGGCTGCGAGCGCCCGACACCGATGGGGTCACCTTGGATCCGTCCCCGAGGCTCTGGGGAGCAGGACGAGGCCAGCACCCACCTTTCTCCAGCTCCACGGGGAAGAGGTCGAGGCGCTCCACCCTCTTCTCCAGCTCGTACTCGGCCGACGCAGCCATGGGGTCGACGTCCTCATTGCGGCGGTCGTAGTCCTCGTTGGAGTAAGTGCTGAAGACCTGGCgtgggaggggggcgggggCATGGAGAGGGGGGTTACGGATCCTACGAGGCACCGGagaacccccccagccccacagcacggTGCGGGGTGAGGAAGAGTCTGAGGAAGGACAGAGGGGGGCTTGGGGTGGGCTTGGGAGTAGAGGTGGCTccgtggggagggagggatggatggacagacggatggatggatggatggatggatggacggacggatggacagatggatggagggagggatggaggggtgAAATggcagatggatggatggactgGAGGACAGATAGATGGACCAAGGGAGGGTAGAGAGGGGTGGGTGCATTGGTGGGTGGGTAGATGGATGCGTGGATGGGTGGGCAGATAGAGGGGTGGACGGATAGATGGGTGGAGGgatggacagatggatggaCCCATGGAAGgatggacagatggatggatggagagaTGAACAGATAGATGGACAGACGGACgggtggatggatgggtggatggacggacagacagatGGACCAAGGGATGGCTGGATGGACAGGCAGATAACTGGATGGATGGACAGGtgacggacagacggacagatgGGGTGCACCAGCAGTGGCTGCTCAGAGATGCACAATTTGGGGCAGCAGACCTGGCTCGTTCCCCAGCTCCTcccctcatcctcctcatcctccccccttccccagtcACGGGCTCCCCAGGGGGGGTCTCTCAGGGGTGGGGGTCCCGGTGCTGAGCACGGCAGATGTCCCCAGAGGGGCCGTGGTGGATTAGGGCTAACACCACACCGCTAAAGCCTTGCAACAAAGGGTATTTAGGGATGAGTGTCAAGGGCCATCGCACAAAGCCCGGTGACACCGAGATGGGCAGGACCCTCCTGGGTGGCACgcaggggtgctggggacaaACGGGGGACCTGCCACTGTCCCCCTGCATGTGGTCACCAGGGAGGTCCAGGCATGGACGTCCCCCTGTGCCACCCGGCTCTGTGCCAAGGTCCTTGAGGAGTTTGGGGACCTGGAGCAATTCCCAAGGGAGAAGCAGATGGGGGCAGTAAAcggcctggggagggggcttcCAGCGGGTACCCCCACCCCTGGGTgcaggctgggtgctggtgctggggtccccagtgcctcccagtcaCAGGGGGCTCAGGATGCTCAGGGTGTAGGACATGTGGGTGCCCTGCCCACCCATGCCCACGGGACCCCACGGAGGGACGGGGCAGGGGGCACACACCGGAGGCTGAATGCATCACCTGGGGGGCACAGAGCACCCCAAAAACCTCGACTGTGCATCCACGGGGGAAATCCCTTCCTGGAGCATGGGCCGGCCGGTCCCCATGGCACCAAACCCCCGGTGTGCACCCAGCCGGTGCGCGGCCACCGCGGGACCCTGTCCCCACACCGGGCCACCGTGGTCCCCGTCCCCCGTCCCAGGTGGGGCCACCCACCCGCCGCTGACTCAGAGCCAGAATATAGGCCGTGCCGCTAAAAATAACCCCGCTCGGCACAAAGCAATTTCTGTTCCTCCAGCTGAGGGGATAGGAGCACGAGAGAAAGCCCCGAAATAGCGGCGCGGCCCCTTCTCCCCGCTGTGCCACCGCCGGCACCGGCCACAGACCCCGGCACGAGATGGGGACCCCAAATCCTGGagctgtccctgtgtccccaagCTGcccggggtgtgggggggggcgggcagcTCTCGTGGCTGGCCCCCGCCTGCCCGTGCTGCTGAGACACTTCCCCTTCCTCCACTTCCCGAAATGGTCCCGCGCTGGGCCCgagagggggggaaaaggggggtaGCAAACAtcctccccccaaaaaccctGGCTCTGGGAGGGGTCCCGGCACTGGGGGACCCTGGGGACCTATGCAGAGGGGTGGTGGCATGGCCTGGTGGCTCCCGGCAGCACTCAGGGCCCAGCCGGATATTTTGGGCATCCCCACCCAAAATACCGAGTGgctcccagctcttcctggGGCACATGGTGCAAACGTGCCACCCCCTTAGGTCCCGATGTCACCCCCCCTGCCATGCACCACCATCCCCAGGGTCCTATGGCCGGGGTGGCCACCCCACTtttcatccccatcccctcccagtATGGCCATGCTGGGGCTGCAACCCCACCAGTGTGCCTGGGCCACCTCCCATCCGGCTGCACCCAGCCACTGGGTGCTCCCCAAAGGGGTCTTTTTGGGGTACAAGGACGCACCAGAGCCCCTctgcccttctccaggctgggccACCAGCTCCTCCCCAGCGCTGCACACTTGGCCATGGGCAATGGGGCAGGAGGTTGCCCATCGCCACCTCCATGGCCTTGAGGCTGGATGGGGCACCCCAAAACTCCTGatttctcctcccagctccgCCCGGGTACCCCCAAAAAACCCCGCGGCCGGGCTCACCTGTATGGGGGCCGTGCTGAACTGGATCTTGCGGTTGGGGACGGGCTCCTCTTCCTCGGACAGCCCGGGGATCTCCACGCAGCTGGATTCGGGCTCGTAGAGCCCATCAgcctcctcatcctcatccaGCCCGCTGCCCCCCGAGTCCTCCCCGAGCCCGCTGTAGGCACTTATGTCCACCAGGTCCGCCTCGGAGAAGTCCTCCTTCTTGGACTCGTCGTACAGCTCGCCCTCGTCCGCCCGCTCACCCTTGACGCCCTCCTCGGCGTAGGGGGGCTCCTCGCCCCCTTCCAGGCGCGGCTCGGGGGGCGCCGGCCCCTCAGCCCCCTTGGCCGGTTCGGGCGCTGGCACCGGCTCTCCAGCCTCCACCTCGGCCTCCGATTCACCgctctcctccacctccaccgGCTTGATCTTGCAGACCTCCTGCACCCGCGGCACGCTCCCATCCTTCTCCGCCGGCCTCCCGGCTTTGCCCgctgccttctcctcctcgGCCGGCCGTGGCCGTGCCGGGGCAGTGGGGCCGTCTCCCGTCCTGCTCTCGGCTTTGCCAGCCTCCGTGCCCTGCAGGAAGACGCGGGACCGCTTGCTCACCAGCTTGGAGTTGAGCGGCCCCGCGCGCCCCGGCGTCTTGTGGAGGTTGTTGCGGAGGTCGGCCTTCTCGAAGACGGCGCTGAGCTGGCTGACGGTGGGCGACACGGCCTCGGTGTCCAGCTTGTCCAAGGACTCGGTGCTGCCGTTGAACTTCACCACCACGTCCAGCTTGCGGTCCTGGAAGCCGGCCCGTTCTTTGCGCAGCAGGAGCTTGGTGGTGGCCTCCTTCTCCTGCGGGCTCCGCTCGAAGATCTTGCGGGTCTCCTGCAGCTTGGAGAAGGGCTTGTCGGGCTTGGAGTCGAAGCGGCTCACCCGCTCCGAGACGCTGGTGCCCAGCTTCAGGAGGTTGCCCTGCTCCATGCTCTCATTCAGGCTGCTGGCCCGGGGCAAGGAGAGGCGGACGGGCTTCTCCTTGCCCTTGGCCAAGTCGCAGGCGCCCTCGGGGCCCGGCGCCGTCCCCATCTGCAGGAACATGTTCTTGATGCGGTGGACGTTGGAGCCATACTTCTTGCCACGGGCTTTCTTGCCATCCTCGCCCTCGGCATCCTTTGTGGGTTTCAGGGCCTGGATGGTGGCCTCGTAGGCGTTGCGGTGGGGGGACGCGCTCCTCAGCCCCCCgctgccagctcctccgccCGGGGCCCCCCCGCTGCCGCCCGGGGCTGCCGCCCCGCTCGCTGCCTCCGTCCTCAGCATCCTGCCCCGTCGTCACCgtcaccgccgccgccgccgcgccgcaTCGCCCGCCGGCTGCTggggcgcggggagggggccgcTGCCGGGGGGCCGCCGGGGACCCGGTCAGGCCATCGCCAGCCTGGGGGGGCCCAGCgcgccccccccctccgccccggccctccttccttcctcccttctcctcctcttcccctttttctccGCTGCTGCGCTGGTGATGGAGCCGCCGCTGCCTGCGATCCGCCCGCCCCGCTGCCCGCAGAGCCCTCTGGGTCTTAGCGACGCGCTcttgctcttcctcttcctcgCCGCCGCGCTTCGGCCTCGCCGCTGCCGTCACCCCGatcccctccccgtgtccccccccttTTCCCGTGCCCACCGGTGGCACCGGCACCGCCGTggtcccctgcagcccccagctctccccacgCGTCCCCTCCGCGCAGCTGGGGATGTGCCGTGTCCGTGTCCCCCCCATcattgtcccccccccccaggccttGTGCAatgtccccccaccccagctctgtccccacagcccccctggggtctgcccccaccccacatGTGTCCCCAAGGCCCCCCAATTTCATCCCTGGGGACCCTGAGCCCTGGACCGTGGCCACGCTGCttctgcccctctgcccccccagTTCCATCCCCGTGGCCCCCAGGAcggtccccgtgtccccccagTCCTGGCCACACGCCCCCCACTTTTGTCCCCACATCCCCTTTATCtgcccccacatccccccagTATCCCCGTATCCCCCCAGTTTCGTAGCCTTCTCCCCCAGCCTGTCCCATATCCCCCCAGTTTTGTCCCCCAcgtccccagtgtcccccatTCCTTGCTCCGTGTCCCCCCACTTTCATGCCCACGTCCCCCCCATCCTGTCCCCGTGCCCCTTCTGGCTCTGTGCCCGTgtccccctgctccctcccctgtgcccccccagttttgtcccccatgtcccctgctcccctccctttggtccccacacccccacccccacagcTCCCCGGGGTGTCCCAGCGTGTCCCTACAGGGTCCCCATTTACTTTCTGCCCCCACAAACCCGTGCCcctccccagggtgctgcccaTCTGCCCCACACCTCCAGTGTGGGGGGAGCATGAGGAGGAATATTCTGGGGGGGGTTAATTAGGgtctcctcccttccctgcagcatggGCACCGTGGGGACCAGGGCGCACAGCGTGGCACCATTTTGGGGTGCCTGTGGGATGAGCACCCCAAAAAAGCCACACACTCATGTGGAatggggggagaaggagggacAGGGTAGGGACATCCCTACTTGTGTCCCCCCCACAGTGACAGACccgtgaggggggggggggggaggcacaCCGGTGAAGGTGGGGGCGCCAGGACCCTGCAGCTGCTGCGCTGCCGGCCCTTTGTGTGTGACGAGACGTGACGTGGCGTGACGCGGCGCGGTGCGACGgcccccacggccccccccttccccttccgcTGCAAAatctgtgccccccccagctcctttccccccTCCACCACCAGCCCTGCGGTCtcccaacaccccccccccccccggctgcgtCCTGCCAAGGGCTTGGGGGGGGTGGCTTGGTTCTGCGCCCCACCTTGTGCAcgcacacgcgtgtgcacaCGCATGCACCCCATGGACGTGTGTGTGCGGGGCAGCGGTGCTGGCCGGCCACATGCCACGCTGGCGGGGGGGGGTCAgctgtccccaaatgtccccccatccccatgtgCCACACCGTGCTGTCGTGACCCGTTGTGCACCGTCGTGTGCCGTCGTGTCCTGTTGTGTCCCATGGTGCCCGTCGTGCCCCGTTGTGCCCAGCCGTGCCCAGTTGTGCCCCATTGTGTCCTCCTGTGCCCCCCCATGCCCTCTtgtgccctgctgtgccccactGTGCCCCATTACATCCCATTGTGCCCCATTGTGCCCCATTGTGCCCCATTGTGCCCCGTTGTCCCCTCTTGTGCCCGGCGGTGTCCTGCCATGCGCCATCCTGCCCTGTCGTGTCCCACTGTACCCCACTGCGTCCCGTTGTGCCCTGTGGTGTCCCATTGTGCCCCATCCTGTCCCATTGTGCCCCATCATGTCCCATTGTGCCCCCGCTGCCACCCCAACCCCCACAAGCCGTGGCACCAGGATGAGCCCACCCAGAGCAGAGGGCGCAGCGGGGTCCCACCATGCACCCCTTGGTGTCCCCGCTCCTCCCCAGGGGCAAAAGGGACTCGGTGGCACGAGGCCGGGCTGGCAGGAGGTGGCCATGGCAGGGTCCCTGccgtgtccccgtgcccccagtttgggcccccccgggccggccagccccgctgctgctgtcACTCAGGCGCTGGCCCCGCTCCCGGTGAAGATGGAGGCGCCCGAGCTGCTGCGGGTCTGGGTGCTGGCAGGCGAGTGGCAGCCCCGTCACCCACCCTGGGAACACGGCCGGGCCTGGGGGACACCCCCCCGGCAGGGAGGGCATGGGGGGGACCCCCAGGATGGGGCAGGGAatggggagggaatgggaggggatgggggagcAGAGCTGAATAAATCCGTCCTGTCCCTGGtgccaggagggctggggaccGAGGGGAgctctttggggggggggggtataggggaagaggaaggtgcTGGCCCTGTCCCCATTCCTGTCCCCTCTCCTGTCCCCAACACCTCCCAGAAATATCCCGCCCtgctgtcccagtgcctggcaCCACAGGGACGTGCGCCCCAGGGGGGGCCGTGGGTGCCATGGGGGCGCTGGGcaatggggaaactgaggcagggaggAGCCGCGTCCCCCACCCCGGTTCCAGCCCCGTGCCTGGCCACAGCCCTGGTCCTGGGGGGCACCCGGGCCGCCCTCCCCGACCACCACGTCTCCCTCGAGACCGGAGCCGTCTTCGTCCACGAGCTGGAGCGGGAGCTGTTCCAGGAGGCCTTCCTCGACGAGGCcgaggatgatgatgatggtgaggGTCAGGCTGAGGGGAGTGGGGACACGGGGGTCTGGGGGGCGGGGGGATAGGCTGGGGGGGCCAGAACTATCCCCTATGTGTGTGAACACCCAGCTAATGGGGGCAGAGGCTTACTCCTGCCCCTGGCAGGCGTGACCCAAATCTCCCTCCCTCCTAGCAtccatccgtccatccatccCAAATCCATTTGGGGACCTCTTACCCTCGAGCACTGctaggctggggagggggggcaccTCCATTTGGGGTTATTCACCCCCAAAAGGCGATCAGGACCCTCCTTGGACCCAATTTCCTCACGGGGAGCGCCCTGTTGGGAAGGGGTTGCGGGGCAGGGGTCCCCCTGGATGACACACGTGTGtcccgtgtccccgtgtccgtGTGTCCCCCCACCCGACAGCCGCCCCCATCACCTTCCATGCCCACCTCCTGGACCACCCCGACCTGCCACGGTGGCTGCGTTTCGCCCAGCGTGGTGCCCACCAGCCCGGCTTCCTCTACGGCAGCCCCACGGCCGCCGAGGTGGGCACGCACATCATCGAGGTAAGCGCCCGGCCTCGTGCAAGGGGGCGGcacggggtgctggggtgcgcgcccccccccccgggggtgggAATTTGGCATCCTGGAGGCCGGggcatctcctcctcctcctgcaggtgctggcgTACAACCGGCTCACCTACGAGACGGTGGCACAGCGGCTCGTCCTCGCCGTCGTCCCCTCTCCAGGTGAGGGCTGCGCACCCCCAAAATGCGCTACCCCCGAGCCCCCAGTGTGGGGTGGTCCCTACAGGTGTGTGTCCACAGGGGGGGAGCTGCCGTTCCAGAGCGAATTCCTGGTGGGGAACAGGAatgtggaggagctgctgccggCCCCTGCGCGGGAGCTTTTTGGGCAGGCGGCGGCTGGCGTCTGGGAGCAAAGTGACCTCAGCATCATCAACGTCACCTCCGCCCTGGACCGCGGTGGCCGCGTGCCCCTGCCCATCGAGGGACGCAAGGAGGGGTAGGGGGGCCACCACCCGGCTGCCTGGCCTGGGGTCGCACTTGGGAAGCtctcccctgccttcccccaggCACCCATGCAGGGGTTTTGGAGGTCTCCTCCTGGCAGCCTCCCCCAAATTTCAGGGTGTACGTGAAGGTGGGCTCCCACCACCCCTTCTCGCCGTGcctggccgccgccgcctcgccgcAGAGCCGCTTCCTCTGCCGCCTGGGCCAGCAGCCCCTCGCCTCCTGCTACGACACCTTCGCCCCCCACTTCGCCATCCGCTGGTGCAACCTCACCCTGGTGAGACCCCCGTGCCCGCGTCCCCACCACCCCAGCGACGTTCCCACCTCTTCCCTTTAACCACCCCCCCCTCAATTCCAGCTGGAGGTCCTGCCCACCCCCACGACGCCGGGGCCGCTGTGGGGTCCCGGGGTGCTGGAGGACGGGGGTGATTTCCAGCCCCCCACCGAGGCGCCCCCCCAGGACCTCCTGCCCGGTTTCCTGCTGACGCTGCTGGTGCCGCTGGCGGTGGCCgcgctgctctgcctgctcctggggcaCCTCATGTGCTGCCGCCGGGAGGGAGTGTGAGtcgggcacggggggggcacagcccggcACCCCTAACCCAAGGGGAGGGCACGGGGATCCCCCCTCCCCGATGGGGCACCCCACTTTGGTGTCCCCTTCCCCGGCGCTCGTGGTCTGGGGACAACCCGGGGGTGGTGACAGCACTTCTCACCATCtggtttttgtgttgtttttctttttttttttttccatttctgctccATTTTGTAGGCAAAAACGGGATTTGGAGACATCTGAGTAAGTCCCTGCGCCCTGGCTGTGGGTTTGCTCCAGGGGGGGAGCTTGGGGTGTGACAATCTGGGGGGCACAGGGACGGGGAGGTgactgggagcagcagccactgccAGCTGATGGGGGAGCTAAATCCTAAAggtccccccaccccaaaaggaCCCCcgcccctccaccccccccacaATAACCCCACACAGACAAAGGCTGGAGCACCAGGAGCCGCTTTATTCCCCATCCTCCCCCTGCTTCACACCGGGCGCGGAGAACCCCCCCAGAACCCCGTTCCCCAAAAGGGGCGCGGGTGGCTCTGCGCCCcactccccttttccccccccccacccccccagcatCCAGCTGGTGCACCACAGCACCATCCACGGCGACACGGAGGAGctgaggagcatggccagcagccGGGACGTCCCGCGGCCCCTCTCCACCCTGCCCATGTTCAACGTGCGCACGGGGCAGCGCATCAACCCCATGCCGGGGCGCGGGGACGGGGCGCGCGCCCCCCTCATCCCACAGCAGCGGTGAGCACTGGCACCGGGGTGGCACCTTGGGGTGGCACCTTGGGGTGGCACCTTTCAGGGGGTGGCACTTTAGGGTGGCGCAGGGCTTTGGGGTGACTTTGCATGGCACCACCAGGCTGCGCATGGGATATTTTGGGGGGAACCTGCAATTATTTGGGGGTGGTGATCACCTTCCAGGTGTGCTGGGGGGGCAGAGCAGGTCCTACCCCCATCCCACCCAACCTAATCTGCCCCAGCTGGCTCGGGGAGTGGCTAAAACCCTTAAATAGCAGCCATGGGATCCTGACCCttctttttttggggaggaATGACCccttttctcctcatttccaggTAATTGGTGGCTGTGTCACTGTCACCTCCACGGGACGAGCTTGCTTTGAGCTCTGTTCCGCCGTGGGGTGGCCTTTACCTGGTAAAGTGCTGCTTTAGCAatgagatgtgttttttttctgctttatttccccGTGTGAGCAGCCGAACCTGGCTGGTTTTGGGGGTGGGCAGTGGGATTTTCGGGGTGCAGCCCTGAGCATCGCTGCAcagcctctgcagggctgggggcggccccAAAAATACTGGGGATGCCCCTGGTCTTGTTCCCGCTGTCATCTCCCCCCAGTTTTTATTTAGAATAGCTATTTTAATGAGGTTTTAGCTAAAAGAGCTATTTATTGTGACCTTTTTGCCCTGTCCCAGCCAGGGCAGATCCCAGTGGTGCTGCTACACTGGGTTTGCTGGTTCTcccccccggggctggagggggggcgcactgggtgctgtggggctggggtcctGGTTGCTGATCATggtctgggggggggtccctgcttccctctgccccctccTCAGCTGTTTTGCCCCATCTCCTCGCAGGGGTCACCCGCTCCCCACCCTCCTCCACCCatgctcccccctccccaagccttGCACCCCAGGGCACACAGTGACCCCACAAGCAGGGCGGGGGGCTCACAGAAAGCCAATTTGGGGGCGCAGGGACCCCGCTGGGTGGCTGCCACCCCTTTGGCCTTGTCGTAGCACCCCGACACCCCCCGGCTCACCTGCAGCACCCCGGAGCCCTCGCCGCTCTCTCCGCTCGCTTCTTCCACCGCTGTCCCCCAGGCATcctgctcagccccccccccccttgcccgCCCCCCTGATGggtgccccggccccgcagccctgcccgaGGACAGAGCCTCATTCACAGCAACCGGGGCAGGCGCCAGGGTGGGGGTTAGGAAAACACGGGGGCCCCACGACGGAACAAGAGGAGCCATTGATGGGCTGAGGAAGGCAGCGGTCAGGCTGCGGCGCATGCTGCTCTCGCTTGCACCCGGatttggggtgtcccccccctaATGTGGCACCCTGTGCATGCACAGCTCGTGGGTGGCCAGCTCCTGTTGCAAGCTGGAGCGGTCACCCAGCTCCTGTTGCAAATGGGGGCACCTCTTGCCTGCACCCCAAAAGCGCATTTCCTGCACCCCATGGTGTGTTTGCACCCCACGGCACTTTTCCTGCACCCCACAGCAAGCACAGAGCCCCCGCACCCAGTTCCCATCCCCACTCCCAGCACCTTTATGTCCTtgtcccccctccccacaccagCTTTTCTGGGCACCCCTggctgtgtggggtgggggcaccctgAGCTGTGTGACCTCACCttgtgccagcagccccccaccTTTCACTGCGTCCCCCCCCTtacctctccttccctcccaccatGGAAGGGGGGGCACAGCACAAAGCCCCCTTGGCCACGGGTGctccccaaaccctccccagccccctgctctcTGGGGGTGGCTCCCActgtccccccccacccctctctGTTGGGCTGAgcaggggggggaggaggaggagtggggggggcggtgggggcTGCACAGGGGCGGGCGGTGAGGACGGGAGCGCAGAAGCGTGGCAGGAGGAGAGCGGTGAGGACACGGCGAGGGGGGGCTCCCGTTCCCCGAACCCCAATTCCCCCCAAAATCCATCCCCGAGCATCCCCGGCGACGCGGGAGAGACGAGGGCGCAAGCGGCACAGGTTTGTCGGATCATTTCACATGCTTTATTTCAGCagtcaaaataattaaaaacatctcaaaTTATTATACATATACAAACTAGGTACAGACTCCTGGAGCATCCGCCTCGCCGGGAGATGGGCCGGCGGTCGGGGTGGGTTCGGCCCCTCCGCACGGcaagagaggaggagagaggctgggggggcgcggggggcagAGAAGCGAGGggagatgatgatgatgatgatgatgatggatGGATgtgtggatggatggatggagaaagAGCTGCTGGAAGATGAGAGCAGAGATGGAGTCCACCTGCGAAGCCCGGGAGCCTGGGCTGCTTTCCCCgtgctttcctttcccttccaagGCTTTTTTGGCTCGACCTTGCATTTGCCTCCGTGCCTCGTTGTCGGGATGCGTGGGGGTGTGGGGTTAAATAGCACCTTTAGAAAATTCACAAGTCGACCCGGGCAGCAAAAGGATGAaggggaatttaaaaaaaataataataaaaataaaactagaggGAAATTCAAAAATCAACCCAAGACTTGCATCCGTTCAGGCAGCCCCGTGTCTGTAGCACCAGACGGTCCCCGGCTCGGTGGCTTTGCGCCACTTGAGCCTCTGAAATGGGACCgaaataaaagagcaaaaatcaGGACAAAAGtcccggggaggggggaaaaccCCAGAACTCCAGGGGGACCTTGAacggaggggaaaaaaaaaaaaagcaaaaatggagagggaaaaaaaaaaatagacaaaactTAGCACCTTTGCTCTGAACCTGGCAGGAAAGTCCCGGCAcggctgaaaaaaaaaaaaaaagttaaaaaaaaaaatactaaaactacttgaaaaaaaaatttaaaaaatattaaccaAAACCACAGCTGTGAGGTAGCCTTCCAGAAAAGGAGAATATGCACTGATGGGTCCGGTTTGCTCCGCTCCAGGGCTTTGGCTGTCGGGGTGGACTCGGGGAGCTCCCCCCTGCGGAACCGGGGCTCGGCTGCAAAAAGCGGGGTGGTGGCGGCTCCGGGCTCCCAGGTCCCCGCGGGTTGCTCGGGGTTGTGTTATTTTTGCTgcctgaacaaaagaaaaaaaaaaaaaaggaagaaaaaaaaaaaaacaacaaggagggggggaagagagaggggaaaaaaaaaaaacaacatcgACAAGAAGCAGATTATAACCGAGAGTTAAACAGCTtcccttcaggaaaaaaaaaaaaaaaggagaaaaaaaatgaaatgcaagaaGCAAAGAGCCCAGTGGAGAAAGGTCGGCCCGAGTTTGCGTTCGGGTGCTCCCCGGCTCCGGGGCTCGGCGCGGGCGGCCCCGTGGGGTGTGAGCATCGCGGGCTTGGTGCTGTCGGGGAGCCCGAGCGGTGCCGTCCGCGGGGCTTAGGGCAGACCGAcaccgaggaggaggaggaggaggagaggagggcaaGCAAGCGAACCCACTTCCtggttattttgtttgaaaagtcatttattttttttttattttttttttttttagg encodes the following:
- the PPP1R9B gene encoding neurabin-2 isoform X3, with translation MLRTEAASGAAAPGGSGGAPGGGAGSGGLRSASPHRNAYEATIQALKPTKDAEGEDGKKARGKKYGSNVHRIKNMFLQMGTAPGPEGACDLAKGKEKPVRLSLPRASSLNESMEQGNLLKLGTSVSERVSRFDSKPDKPFSKLQETRKIFERSPQEKEATTKLLLRKERAGFQDRKLDVVVKFNGSTESLDKLDTEAVSPTVSQLSAVFEKADLRNNLHKTPGRAGPLNSKLVSKRSRVFLQGTEAGKAESRTGDGPTAPARPRPAEEEKAAGKAGRPAEKDGSVPRVQEVCKIKPVEVEESGESEAEVEAGEPVPAPEPAKGAEGPAPPEPRLEGGEEPPYAEEGVKGERADEGELYDESKKEDFSEADLVDISAYSGLGEDSGGSGLDEDEEADGLYEPESSCVEIPGLSEEEEPVPNRKIQFSTAPIQVFSTYSNEDYDRRNEDVDPMAASAEYELEKRVERLDLFPVELEKDSEGLGISIIGMGAGADMGLEKLGIFVKTVTEGGAAHRDGRIQVNDLIVEVDGTSLVGVTQSFAASVLRNTKGRVRFLIGREKPGEQSEVAQLIQQTLEQERWQREMIEQRYTQYTEDDEETGEYATDEEEEMSPMFPSGEMAIEVFELAENEDTLSPVEMDPEKLVHKFKELQIKHAVTEAEIQQLKRKPTQRCCAVLCRAVLCHAVPSLLFGHTVPCHPVLC
- the PPP1R9B gene encoding neurabin-2 isoform X1, which gives rise to MLRTEAASGAAAPGGSGGAPGGGAGSGGLRSASPHRNAYEATIQALKPTKDAEGEDGKKARGKKYGSNVHRIKNMFLQMGTAPGPEGACDLAKGKEKPVRLSLPRASSLNESMEQGNLLKLGTSVSERVSRFDSKPDKPFSKLQETRKIFERSPQEKEATTKLLLRKERAGFQDRKLDVVVKFNGSTESLDKLDTEAVSPTVSQLSAVFEKADLRNNLHKTPGRAGPLNSKLVSKRSRVFLQGTEAGKAESRTGDGPTAPARPRPAEEEKAAGKAGRPAEKDGSVPRVQEVCKIKPVEVEESGESEAEVEAGEPVPAPEPAKGAEGPAPPEPRLEGGEEPPYAEEGVKGERADEGELYDESKKEDFSEADLVDISAYSGLGEDSGGSGLDEDEEADGLYEPESSCVEIPGLSEEEEPVPNRKIQFSTAPIQVFSTYSNEDYDRRNEDVDPMAASAEYELEKRVERLDLFPVELEKDSEGLGISIIGMGAGADMGLEKLGIFVKTVTEGGAAHRDGRIQVNDLIVEVDGTSLVGVTQSFAASVLRNTKGRVRFLIGREKPGEQSEVAQLIQQTLEQERWQREMIEQRYTQYTEDDEETGEYATDEEEEMSPMFPSGEMAIEVFELAENEDTLSPVEMDPEKLVHKFKELQIKHAVTEAEIQQLKRKLQCLEQEKARWRAEKAQLEQSVEENKERMEKLEGYWMEAQNLCQAVDEHLKETQAQYQTLERKYSKAKRLIKEYQQKEIEFLKKETAQRRVLEESELAHKEEMEKLQEKVGTGRRDAGCP